One genomic segment of Helianthus annuus cultivar XRQ/B chromosome 14, HanXRQr2.0-SUNRISE, whole genome shotgun sequence includes these proteins:
- the LOC118486573 gene encoding probable inactive shikimate kinase like 1, chloroplastic codes for MGRLVVSAGDGAVQSSTNLSLLRHGISIWVDVPLDIVASEIVEKGAQLFRTEISPSASHSEVLSQLTTMYEELQGGYATADATISLQKVAGLLGYDDLEAVSAENMGLELLTELEKLIRVKKMMEEAARPF; via the exons ATGGGGCGCTTGGTTGTTTCTGCTGGAGATGGCGCTGTTCAAAGCTCAACCAACTT GTCACTTCTGAGACATGGTATCTCAATCTGGGTAGATGTTCCTTTAGATATTGTAGCCAGTGAAATAGTAGAAAAGGGGGCTCAGTTATTTAGAACCGAGATTTCACCATCTGCATCTCATTCTGAG GTGTTAAGTCAACTAACTACAATGTATGAAGAATTGCAAGGAGGGTATGCCACTGCAGATGCAACCATTTCACTCCAGA AAGTTGCTGGTTTGCTGGGTTATGATGATTTAGAAGCTGTTAGTGCTGAAAACATGGGATTGGAG CTGCTGACTGAGCTTGAAAAACTTATAAGAGTAAAAAAGATGATGGAAGAAGCTGCCAGGCCATTTTAG